A part of Bacillus thuringiensis genomic DNA contains:
- a CDS encoding YycH family regulatory protein: MSMENVKTIVLINLVVISLFLTFNLWTYVPDSTSMQNAKFVQGNEGTTQTKIADVVRPTSIIVHKDKNHYGSKREGDIESIYKPLEAGELYDFKEISIAKADFLSYVHGEGKIELIFPTNIPFDAVKSMFNMKAKSIDKPKHFNRIILDPSRSRDQEIKINFVSDGDNSRIYEAKLSGVYLKDIVNAQNQFIVSAKPYFDYQINDMKKLFLPDGTTELSNITYISSNLAVDTFKNALFSDPRYLSPITEKSKETFTDGIRSMEIENDQHMLKYKNSSVSSEKTTDNLMLLQKSFDFVNGHSGSLNSYRLDYMNKGQTVFRLHEDGYSVFNTDGLAELRQVWGSEEVMEYERPLLSLNTKGIEQKVTLPSGHVVIASLENNAAVDKRFIKDVGIGYKLSLDGQVARLQPIWYVKFVEDEAGKQKIYEWSEGGLNGLGSD, encoded by the coding sequence ATGAGTATGGAAAATGTTAAAACGATAGTTTTAATTAATTTAGTTGTAATTAGTCTATTTCTTACTTTTAACTTATGGACGTATGTGCCAGATTCCACGTCCATGCAAAACGCAAAATTTGTGCAGGGGAATGAAGGAACTACTCAAACTAAAATCGCTGATGTTGTCCGCCCTACTTCTATCATCGTGCATAAAGATAAAAATCATTACGGGAGCAAAAGAGAGGGAGATATAGAATCAATCTATAAACCTTTGGAAGCAGGGGAATTATATGATTTCAAAGAGATATCGATTGCTAAAGCTGATTTCCTTTCTTATGTGCATGGTGAAGGGAAAATTGAACTTATTTTTCCTACCAACATCCCATTTGATGCAGTTAAATCTATGTTTAATATGAAAGCAAAAAGTATAGATAAACCTAAACATTTTAATCGGATTATTCTTGACCCGTCTAGAAGTAGAGATCAAGAAATTAAAATTAATTTTGTTTCTGATGGTGATAACTCTAGAATATATGAAGCAAAATTAAGTGGTGTGTATTTAAAAGATATTGTAAATGCACAAAATCAATTTATAGTATCGGCAAAACCTTATTTTGACTATCAAATTAATGATATGAAAAAGCTATTTTTACCAGATGGAACGACAGAATTAAGTAATATAACATATATTTCATCTAATTTAGCGGTGGATACATTTAAGAATGCCCTTTTTAGTGACCCACGTTATTTAAGCCCTATTACTGAGAAATCAAAAGAAACATTTACAGATGGTATTAGGTCCATGGAGATTGAAAACGATCAGCATATGTTAAAGTATAAAAATTCTTCTGTTTCAAGTGAGAAAACGACAGATAATTTAATGCTTTTACAAAAAAGCTTTGATTTTGTAAATGGTCACAGTGGGAGTTTGAATTCATATCGTTTGGACTATATGAATAAAGGACAGACGGTATTCCGTTTACACGAAGATGGATACTCCGTATTCAATACAGATGGATTAGCTGAACTGAGACAAGTATGGGGATCAGAAGAAGTAATGGAATATGAAAGACCGTTGTTGTCTTTAAATACGAAAGGCATAGAACAGAAGGTTACTCTTCCATCAGGTCACGTTGTAATAGCATCCTTAGAAAATAATGCCGCGGTAGATAAACGATTCATTAAAGACGTTGGTATTGGATACAAATTATCACTAGATGGGCAGGTAGCTCGACTACAGCCAATTTGGTATGTAAAGTTTGTTGAAGATGAAGCTGGCAAACAAAAAATATATGAGTGGAGTGAGGGAGGACTAAATGGATTGGGATCGGATTAA
- the walK gene encoding cell wall metabolism sensor histidine kinase WalK, whose product MKKVGFFQSIHLKFVLIYMLLILIAMQVIGVYFVRELEKSLVQGFRDSLTQQTNLLAYNLKQEFKKSHTKAETESTDETIKNSIRKFASDRKKDIQEVRVFDSNRKLLAISDESKQNKVNRTSTDIAVQRVLVQKKPEVKIEKDGRTGHRVQVMLTPIIDDNGKDALGVIYIVASMEDVYKQMKDINQIFATGTVIALLVTAVLGILLAQTITRPISDMRRQAIEMAKGNYSRKVKVHSHDEIGQLALSFNNLSKKLQQARSSTESERRKLSSVLSHMTDGVIATDRKGDIILLNDPAEKMLNVSRETALDQSVLEVLGIQEEFTLDHLYEEPDSVLLDFSTRNEPYILRASFSVIQKETGKANGLIAVLYDVTEQERIERERREFVANVSHELRTPLTTMRSYLEALTDGAWQDPNIAPQFLTVTQEETERMIRLVNALLQLSKLDSTEHRLMKEWVDFTDFFNNIIDRFEMSKEQNVSFKRSFSKKSRFIDMDTDKITQVLYNIISNALKYSPEGGTVTYRLRDRGELLEISVSDQGMGIPKENVDKIFERFYRVDKARSRQMGGTGLGLAIAKEMIEAHGGSIWAKSEEGKGTTIYFTLPMAADEEDDWE is encoded by the coding sequence ATGAAGAAAGTTGGTTTTTTTCAATCTATTCATTTAAAATTTGTACTCATATATATGCTATTAATATTAATAGCTATGCAAGTTATTGGGGTATATTTCGTAAGGGAGTTAGAAAAGAGTCTTGTACAGGGCTTTAGGGATTCTTTAACGCAGCAAACGAACTTATTAGCGTATAACTTGAAACAAGAGTTTAAAAAAAGTCATACAAAAGCAGAAACAGAATCAACAGATGAAACGATTAAAAATTCAATTCGAAAATTTGCCTCTGATCGAAAGAAAGATATCCAAGAGGTAAGAGTATTTGATTCGAATAGAAAGTTACTTGCTATTTCAGATGAGTCAAAGCAAAACAAGGTAAATAGAACATCAACTGATATAGCTGTTCAGCGGGTATTGGTACAGAAAAAGCCAGAAGTGAAAATTGAGAAGGATGGTCGTACAGGCCATCGTGTACAAGTTATGCTTACGCCTATTATAGATGATAACGGCAAAGATGCACTTGGTGTTATTTACATTGTTGCATCTATGGAAGATGTCTATAAACAGATGAAGGATATTAATCAAATTTTTGCGACTGGAACTGTTATTGCATTACTCGTAACAGCTGTACTTGGAATTTTGTTAGCTCAAACGATTACGAGACCAATCTCAGATATGCGAAGACAAGCGATTGAAATGGCAAAAGGGAATTATTCAAGAAAAGTAAAAGTGCATAGCCATGATGAAATTGGACAATTAGCATTATCTTTCAATAATTTATCAAAAAAATTACAACAAGCTCGTTCTTCAACGGAAAGTGAAAGACGTAAATTATCATCCGTTTTATCACATATGACAGATGGAGTGATTGCTACTGACCGAAAAGGGGACATTATTTTATTAAATGATCCTGCGGAAAAGATGCTAAATGTTTCGCGTGAAACGGCGCTCGATCAATCTGTTTTAGAAGTATTAGGGATACAAGAAGAGTTTACGCTCGATCATTTATACGAAGAGCCTGATTCTGTTTTGTTAGATTTTAGTACGAGAAATGAACCATATATTTTACGTGCTAGTTTCTCTGTTATTCAAAAAGAGACAGGGAAAGCAAATGGTTTAATAGCCGTATTATATGACGTAACTGAGCAGGAGCGTATAGAAAGGGAACGCCGTGAGTTTGTAGCAAACGTTTCCCATGAATTAAGAACGCCATTAACAACGATGCGTAGTTACTTAGAGGCACTTACGGATGGCGCGTGGCAAGATCCGAATATTGCACCGCAATTTTTAACAGTTACACAAGAAGAAACTGAAAGAATGATTAGACTTGTAAATGCGTTATTGCAACTTTCTAAACTCGATAGTACAGAGCATCGTTTAATGAAAGAATGGGTCGACTTTACTGACTTCTTTAATAACATTATTGATCGTTTTGAAATGTCTAAAGAGCAAAACGTAAGTTTTAAACGATCTTTCTCTAAGAAATCCCGATTTATTGATATGGATACGGATAAAATTACGCAAGTTTTGTATAACATTATTTCGAATGCATTAAAGTATTCACCAGAAGGTGGAACAGTAACATATCGCTTACGTGATCGCGGGGAATTATTAGAGATTAGTGTAAGTGACCAAGGAATGGGTATTCCAAAAGAAAACGTCGATAAAATCTTTGAACGTTTTTATCGCGTAGATAAAGCACGTTCAAGACAAATGGGTGGTACAGGACTTGGATTAGCAATTGCGAAAGAAATGATTGAGGCACATGGTGGTTCGATTTGGGCAAAGAGTGAGGAAGGAAAAGGGACAACTATTTACTTCACATTGCCAATGGCAGCGGATGAAGAGGACGATTGGGAATGA
- the walR gene encoding cell wall metabolism DNA-binding response regulator WalR, with amino-acid sequence MMGKKILVVDDEKPIADILKFNLEKEGFEIVMAHDGDEAIEKANEEQPDMVLLDIMLPGKDGLEVCREIRKSSEMPIIMLTAKDSEIDKVLGLELGADDYVTKPFSTRELLARVKANLRRHQQGGAAEKEENTEMVIGPIVINPNAYSVTKREENIELTHREFELLHYLAKHLGQVMTREHLLQTVWGYDYFGDVRTVDVTVRRLREKIEDNPSHPTLIVTRRGVGYYLRDPEQE; translated from the coding sequence ATGATGGGAAAGAAAATTTTAGTAGTTGATGATGAAAAGCCGATTGCGGATATTTTGAAGTTCAACCTAGAAAAAGAAGGTTTTGAAATTGTAATGGCGCATGATGGTGATGAAGCGATTGAAAAAGCGAATGAAGAGCAGCCAGATATGGTTTTATTAGATATTATGCTACCAGGTAAGGATGGCTTAGAGGTTTGCCGTGAAATACGTAAAAGCTCAGAAATGCCGATTATTATGCTTACAGCAAAGGACTCTGAAATTGATAAAGTATTAGGGCTTGAGCTTGGAGCAGATGATTATGTAACAAAGCCATTTAGTACGAGGGAATTACTTGCTCGTGTGAAGGCGAATTTACGTCGCCATCAACAAGGTGGTGCTGCAGAAAAAGAAGAAAATACGGAAATGGTTATTGGACCAATAGTTATCAATCCAAATGCGTATAGTGTAACGAAACGTGAGGAAAATATTGAACTTACACATCGTGAATTTGAGCTACTACATTATTTAGCAAAACATTTAGGACAAGTTATGACTCGTGAACATTTATTGCAAACAGTTTGGGGTTATGACTATTTTGGAGATGTACGTACAGTGGATGTAACAGTGCGTCGTTTACGTGAAAAAATTGAAGATAATCCAAGTCACCCCACTTTAATTGTAACTAGACGTGGAGTAGGGTATTACTTGCGTGACCCAGAGCAGGAATAG
- a CDS encoding adenylosuccinate synthase has protein sequence MSSVVVVGTQWGDEGKGKITDFLSEHAEVVARYQGGNNAGHTIVFGGVKYKLHLIPSGIFYKEKICVIGNGLVVDPKALLEELKYLHDRGVSTDNLRVSNRAHVILPYHLKQDELEEASKGDNKIGTTKKGIGPAYMDKAARIGIRMADLLDREAFKEKLERNLVEKNRLFEKMYDTEGFSVEEIFEEYFEYGQQIAQYVCDTSVVLNDALDNNHRVLFEGAQGVMLDIDHGTYPFVTSSNPIAGGVTVGTGVGPAKVTRVVGVCKAYTSRVGDGPFPTELNDEIGHQIREVGREYGTTTGRPRRVGWFDSVVVRHARRVSGLTDLSLNSIDVLTGIPTLKICVAYKCNGEVIDEVPANLNILAKCEPVYEELPGWTEDITGVKSLDELPENARKYVERVSELTGIQLSMFSVGPDRNQTNIVRNVYEA, from the coding sequence ATGTCTTCAGTAGTAGTTGTAGGAACACAATGGGGCGACGAAGGAAAAGGTAAAATCACTGATTTTCTTTCTGAGCATGCGGAAGTAGTTGCAAGATATCAAGGTGGAAATAACGCGGGACATACAATTGTTTTCGGCGGAGTTAAATATAAATTACACTTAATTCCATCTGGTATTTTCTATAAAGAGAAAATTTGTGTAATCGGAAATGGCTTAGTAGTAGATCCGAAAGCATTACTTGAAGAGTTAAAATACTTACATGATCGTGGTGTAAGTACTGATAATTTACGTGTAAGTAACCGTGCGCACGTTATTTTACCTTATCACTTAAAACAAGATGAGTTAGAAGAAGCGAGTAAAGGTGATAACAAAATCGGTACAACGAAAAAAGGTATCGGTCCTGCATATATGGATAAAGCTGCTCGTATTGGTATTCGTATGGCTGATCTTTTAGACCGTGAAGCATTTAAAGAAAAGCTTGAGCGCAATTTAGTAGAAAAAAATCGTTTATTTGAAAAAATGTACGATACAGAAGGTTTCAGTGTAGAAGAAATCTTCGAAGAGTACTTCGAGTACGGACAACAAATCGCACAATATGTATGCGATACATCTGTTGTATTAAATGATGCACTAGATAACAATCACCGTGTATTATTTGAAGGTGCACAAGGTGTTATGCTTGATATCGACCACGGTACGTACCCATTTGTTACATCTTCTAACCCGATTGCTGGTGGTGTAACAGTTGGAACTGGGGTTGGCCCTGCGAAAGTTACTCGCGTTGTAGGTGTATGTAAAGCATATACAAGCCGCGTAGGTGACGGTCCATTCCCTACTGAACTTAATGATGAAATTGGTCATCAAATTCGTGAAGTTGGCCGTGAGTACGGAACAACAACTGGTCGTCCACGCCGCGTAGGTTGGTTCGATAGCGTTGTTGTAAGACATGCACGTCGTGTTAGTGGTTTAACAGATCTATCGTTAAATTCTATCGACGTTCTAACGGGTATTCCGACTCTTAAAATTTGTGTTGCTTACAAATGCAATGGCGAAGTTATCGATGAAGTTCCAGCAAACTTAAACATTTTAGCAAAATGTGAGCCTGTATACGAAGAACTTCCAGGTTGGACAGAAGATATTACTGGTGTAAAATCATTAGACGAGCTTCCTGAAAATGCACGCAAATACGTAGAACGTGTTTCTGAGTTAACAGGAATTCAATTATCTATGTTCTCAGTTGGACCAGATCGTAACCAAACAAATATCGTTCGTAACGTATACGAAGCTTAA
- the dnaB gene encoding replicative DNA helicase — translation MSDVMADRTPPHNIEAEQAVLGAILIDQDALTSASELLVPDSFYRTKHQKIFEVMLGLSDKGEPIDLVIMTSAMADQGLLEEVGGVSYLAELAEVVPTAANVEYYARIIAEKALLRRLIRTATHIVSDGYEREDDVDGLLNEAEKKILEVSHQTNAKAFQNIKDVLVDAYDKIELLHNQKGEVTGIPTGFTELDKMTAGFQRNDLIIVAARPSVGKTAFSLNIAQNVATKTDENVAIFSLEMGSDQLVMRMLCAEGNIDAQRLRTGSLTSDDWAKLTMAMGSLSNAGIYIDDTPGIKVNEIRAKCRRLKQEQGLGMVLIDYLQLIQGSGKSGENRQQEVSEISRTLKGIARELQVPVIALSQLSRGVESRQDKRPMMSDIRESGSIEQDADIVAFLYREDYYDRETENKNTIEIIIAKQRNGPVGSVELAFVKEFNKFVNLERRFEDGA, via the coding sequence ATGAGTGATGTAATGGCTGATCGTACCCCTCCGCATAATATAGAGGCCGAGCAGGCGGTTTTAGGGGCCATATTAATTGATCAAGATGCGTTAACGTCAGCATCGGAGTTATTGGTACCTGATTCATTCTATCGAACGAAACATCAAAAGATTTTTGAAGTCATGCTTGGGTTATCTGATAAAGGAGAACCGATCGACTTAGTAATAATGACATCAGCGATGGCTGATCAAGGATTACTAGAAGAAGTTGGTGGAGTGTCTTATTTAGCAGAATTAGCAGAAGTTGTTCCAACCGCTGCTAACGTAGAATATTATGCACGAATCATCGCTGAAAAGGCGCTGTTACGTCGTTTGATTCGAACAGCGACTCATATCGTGTCTGATGGGTATGAGAGAGAAGATGACGTGGATGGCCTTTTAAATGAGGCTGAGAAAAAAATATTAGAAGTATCTCACCAAACGAATGCAAAAGCATTCCAAAACATTAAAGATGTTCTTGTAGATGCTTACGATAAAATTGAACTTTTGCATAATCAAAAAGGTGAAGTTACTGGGATACCAACTGGATTTACTGAATTAGATAAGATGACCGCAGGTTTCCAGCGAAATGATTTAATCATCGTAGCGGCACGTCCCTCAGTAGGGAAAACTGCATTTTCATTAAATATCGCACAAAACGTAGCGACGAAAACGGATGAAAATGTAGCGATTTTTAGTCTAGAGATGGGCTCTGATCAACTTGTTATGCGTATGCTTTGTGCAGAAGGAAATATTGATGCACAAAGACTTCGTACCGGTTCATTGACTTCTGATGATTGGGCGAAATTAACGATGGCGATGGGTAGCCTTTCTAATGCTGGTATCTATATTGATGATACACCAGGGATTAAAGTAAATGAGATTCGGGCGAAATGTCGTAGATTAAAACAAGAACAAGGTCTTGGGATGGTTTTGATTGACTATTTACAGCTTATTCAAGGAAGTGGGAAATCAGGAGAAAACCGTCAGCAGGAAGTATCTGAGATTTCTCGTACATTAAAAGGGATTGCGCGTGAATTGCAAGTGCCTGTTATTGCCTTATCACAGTTATCTCGTGGTGTAGAATCTCGTCAGGATAAACGCCCGATGATGTCTGATATTCGTGAATCTGGAAGTATTGAGCAGGATGCTGATATTGTAGCTTTCCTATATCGTGAAGATTACTATGACCGTGAAACGGAAAATAAAAATACGATTGAAATTATCATTGCAAAACAACGTAATGGTCCGGTAGGTTCAGTAGAGCTTGCGTTTGTTAAAGAATTTAATAAATTCGTCAATTTAGAACGACGCTTTGAGGATGGGGCATAA
- the rplI gene encoding 50S ribosomal protein L9, whose product MKVIFLKDVKGKGKKGEIKNVPDGYANNFLLKQGLAAEATNSSMKTLEAQKRKEEKDAAAEVENAKELKETLEKLTVEVKAKSGEGGRLFGSITSKQIVDAMQKSHKIKLDKRKFEMDDAIRALGYTNVTVKLHPQVTATVKVHVSEQ is encoded by the coding sequence ATGAAAGTAATTTTTCTAAAAGACGTAAAAGGTAAAGGGAAAAAAGGGGAAATAAAAAACGTACCAGATGGCTATGCAAATAACTTCTTACTAAAACAAGGATTAGCTGCTGAAGCGACAAATAGCAGTATGAAAACTTTAGAAGCTCAAAAGCGAAAAGAAGAAAAAGATGCAGCAGCAGAGGTTGAAAATGCAAAAGAATTGAAAGAAACGTTAGAGAAACTAACTGTAGAAGTAAAGGCGAAATCTGGAGAAGGTGGCCGTCTATTTGGTTCAATCACAAGTAAACAAATTGTAGATGCAATGCAAAAATCACATAAAATTAAACTTGATAAACGTAAATTTGAAATGGATGATGCAATTCGTGCATTAGGCTATACAAACGTTACTGTGAAATTGCATCCGCAAGTAACAGCAACAGTAAAAGTTCATGTTAGTGAACAATAA
- a CDS encoding DHH family phosphoesterase has translation MPEFYKKQWFLYPVYVLAFFVFVLIAILCYFHLIMGISTFFIFCIVLFVVIRFELTFQRNFEKYTTDMITRVKKVSNEAFNQMPIGILLYNKDYGIDWANPYLSSCLGQHALAGWHLYDVSETLLLFIKGETSDDIVSLNNRKFRVFVRKEEKLIYFFDVTEQTEIEKMYEDQRTVLAVIYLDNYDEVTQGLDDQLRTNITSLVTSRLNEWAVKYGAYLKRASSERFFVVLNESILAQMEKGKFSILDQVREETSKRNIPLTLSVGVGSGDLPLSELGAMAQSGLDLALGRGGDQVAIKQATGKVKFYGGKTNPVEKRTRVRARVISHALKDLVLESSNVIIMGHRAPDMDAIGAAIGILKVAQLNERKGYIVLDENDSDKGIKRLMDKVKQNEELWSHFITPGQAMEFANDDSLLVVVDTHKPSMVMEEKLLHKIENVVVIDHHRRGEDFIEDPLLVYMEPYASSTAELVTELLEYQPKNLKMTMLEATALLAGIIVDTKSFTFRTGARTFDAASYLRSHGADTVLVQELLKEDMDQYLRVAKAIKNAYIYTNGIAIAKVDSDDYYDQVLIAQSADTLLTMTGIIASFVIAKRGENFIGISGRSLGEVNVQLIMENLGGGGHLTNAATQMKNVTVDEAEEKLRFVIDDYLQGGTQS, from the coding sequence ATGCCTGAATTTTATAAGAAACAGTGGTTTTTATATCCTGTTTATGTATTGGCATTTTTCGTGTTTGTGCTCATTGCGATCCTCTGTTATTTTCATTTAATTATGGGGATATCCACATTTTTTATTTTTTGCATTGTACTTTTTGTTGTTATACGCTTTGAACTGACCTTTCAAAGGAATTTCGAAAAGTATACGACAGATATGATTACAAGAGTAAAGAAAGTGAGTAATGAAGCATTTAACCAAATGCCGATTGGTATTTTGTTATACAATAAGGATTATGGGATTGATTGGGCGAATCCTTATTTATCTTCATGTCTAGGACAGCATGCATTAGCTGGATGGCACCTTTATGATGTATCAGAAACGTTACTTCTTTTTATTAAGGGAGAAACTTCCGACGATATAGTTTCTTTAAATAACCGAAAGTTTCGCGTTTTTGTAAGGAAAGAAGAAAAGTTAATTTATTTCTTTGATGTAACGGAACAAACAGAGATTGAAAAAATGTACGAGGATCAACGCACTGTTTTAGCTGTCATTTATTTAGATAATTATGATGAAGTTACACAAGGGCTAGATGATCAATTACGTACGAATATAACAAGTCTTGTAACGTCACGATTAAATGAATGGGCCGTTAAGTATGGGGCATATTTAAAACGTGCATCTTCAGAAAGATTCTTCGTTGTACTAAATGAGAGTATTTTAGCACAAATGGAGAAAGGTAAATTTAGTATTTTAGATCAGGTGCGTGAGGAAACATCCAAAAGGAATATACCACTCACCTTAAGTGTAGGTGTTGGATCAGGTGATTTACCTTTATCAGAGCTTGGAGCAATGGCTCAGTCCGGTTTAGACCTTGCGCTTGGCCGTGGTGGAGATCAAGTAGCTATTAAACAAGCGACAGGTAAAGTTAAGTTTTATGGTGGTAAGACAAATCCAGTTGAAAAACGTACTCGTGTACGTGCCAGAGTTATTTCGCATGCATTAAAGGATTTAGTGTTAGAAAGTAGTAACGTCATTATAATGGGGCATAGGGCTCCTGATATGGACGCAATTGGTGCTGCGATTGGTATTTTAAAGGTAGCGCAATTAAATGAGCGCAAAGGATATATTGTGTTAGATGAAAATGATTCTGATAAGGGAATTAAGCGTTTGATGGATAAAGTGAAACAAAACGAAGAGTTATGGTCTCACTTTATTACACCAGGACAAGCGATGGAATTTGCAAATGATGATTCTTTACTTGTTGTTGTTGATACGCATAAACCTTCAATGGTGATGGAAGAAAAGCTGTTACACAAAATTGAAAATGTAGTTGTTATTGACCATCATCGCCGAGGAGAAGATTTTATTGAAGATCCATTGCTTGTTTACATGGAGCCATATGCTTCTTCTACGGCGGAACTTGTTACAGAATTACTTGAATACCAGCCAAAAAATTTAAAAATGACAATGTTAGAAGCAACAGCATTGTTAGCGGGTATTATTGTTGATACGAAAAGCTTTACATTCCGGACAGGTGCTCGTACTTTTGATGCTGCTTCTTATTTACGCTCACATGGTGCAGATACTGTACTTGTACAAGAGCTTTTAAAAGAAGATATGGATCAGTACTTGCGGGTTGCAAAAGCTATTAAAAATGCGTACATTTATACAAATGGAATTGCGATTGCGAAAGTTGATAGTGATGATTACTACGATCAAGTGCTTATTGCGCAATCAGCGGACACATTATTAACGATGACAGGAATTATTGCATCATTTGTTATTGCAAAACGTGGCGAGAATTTCATTGGAATTAGCGGCAGGTCTTTAGGTGAAGTGAACGTGCAGCTAATTATGGAAAATTTAGGTGGTGGCGGGCATTTAACGAATGCAGCCACACAAATGAAAAATGTTACAGTAGATGAAGCTGAGGAGAAGCTTCGATTTGTTATTGATGACTATTTACAGGGAGGCACACAATCATGA
- a CDS encoding YybS family protein, with amino-acid sequence MKNTKFITEGAALLAIYAMLLLISMYVPILGTVVTFALPLPFILLTIRYRLSNAFVIFTAALFITVIVSQPMNLVKTTMFGLIGIVLGYMYKKQKKPVEILMAGTLAYLIGIMLIYVASIKFFNIDLMKQMQNMLTESMAQSEKIVTAAGMPISKEQKELFAQFNDVLQTLFPSLLVMLSVCFSWITVMISGSVLRKLKHDVIPWPKFKDIQLPKSIVWYYVIFILLSTFIKVEPTSYLHMVFSNLYVIFALLLVLQGLTFIAFIAHSKGFTKGVPIISFIVCMFIPMLFPLVTILGIIDLGISLRSKIGG; translated from the coding sequence ATGAAAAATACGAAATTTATTACTGAGGGTGCAGCGCTGTTAGCGATATATGCAATGTTATTACTTATATCTATGTATGTTCCAATTTTAGGTACAGTTGTAACGTTTGCATTGCCATTGCCGTTTATATTGCTAACGATAAGATATAGATTATCTAACGCCTTTGTAATTTTTACGGCGGCGCTTTTTATTACTGTTATTGTCAGTCAACCGATGAACCTAGTGAAGACAACTATGTTTGGATTGATAGGTATCGTTTTAGGATATATGTATAAAAAACAAAAAAAACCGGTAGAAATTTTGATGGCGGGGACACTTGCGTACTTAATTGGTATTATGCTCATTTATGTTGCAAGTATAAAGTTTTTTAACATAGATTTAATGAAGCAAATGCAAAATATGCTTACTGAAAGTATGGCGCAAAGTGAAAAGATAGTCACTGCTGCTGGTATGCCTATTAGTAAAGAGCAAAAAGAATTATTTGCACAATTTAATGATGTGTTACAAACGTTATTCCCAAGTTTGCTTGTAATGCTCTCGGTATGTTTTTCTTGGATTACAGTTATGATATCAGGTAGTGTTTTGAGAAAACTAAAGCATGATGTTATACCTTGGCCTAAATTTAAAGATATACAATTACCAAAGAGTATTGTTTGGTATTACGTTATATTTATTTTGCTATCAACTTTTATAAAAGTAGAACCGACATCATATTTACATATGGTATTTTCTAACCTATATGTCATATTTGCTTTACTACTAGTACTGCAAGGTCTGACATTTATCGCTTTTATAGCGCATAGCAAAGGTTTTACGAAAGGGGTTCCTATTATTAGTTTTATTGTCTGCATGTTTATTCCGATGCTGTTTCCTCTTGTGACAATCTTAGGTATAATTGATTTAGGGATTTCATTGCGTTCTAAAATAGGAGGATAA
- the rpsR gene encoding 30S ribosomal protein S18 — protein MAGRKGGRAKRRKVCFFTSNGITRIDYKDVDLLKRFVSERGKILPRRVTGTSAKYQRKLTVAIKRARQMALLPYVGE, from the coding sequence ATGGCAGGACGCAAAGGTGGACGTGCGAAGCGTCGTAAGGTGTGTTTCTTCACATCTAACGGCATCACTCGCATTGACTATAAAGATGTTGATTTATTAAAACGTTTCGTTTCTGAGCGTGGTAAAATTTTACCTCGTCGTGTAACAGGAACAAGCGCAAAATACCAACGCAAACTTACAGTTGCAATTAAACGTGCTCGTCAAATGGCACTTTTACCATATGTTGGTGAATAA
- the ssb gene encoding single-stranded DNA-binding protein: MMNRVILVGRLTKDPDLRYTPNGVAVATFTLAVNRAFANQQGEREADFINCVIWRKQAENVANYLKKGSLAGVDGRLQTRNYDGQDGKRVYVTEVLAESVQFLEPRNGGGEQRGSFNQQPSGAGFGNQSSNPFGQSSNSGNQGNQGNQGNSGFTKNDDPFSNVGQPIDISDDDLPF; encoded by the coding sequence TTGATGAATCGTGTTATCCTCGTTGGTCGTTTAACTAAGGACCCTGACTTACGTTACACGCCCAATGGTGTTGCAGTAGCTACTTTTACGTTAGCTGTGAATCGCGCATTTGCGAATCAACAAGGTGAGCGTGAAGCTGACTTTATTAATTGTGTAATATGGCGTAAACAAGCAGAAAACGTAGCAAATTATTTGAAAAAAGGTAGCTTAGCAGGCGTAGATGGACGTCTTCAAACTCGTAATTACGATGGACAAGATGGTAAACGTGTATATGTAACAGAAGTTCTTGCGGAAAGCGTACAATTTTTAGAGCCGCGTAATGGCGGTGGGGAGCAACGTGGTTCATTTAATCAGCAACCATCAGGAGCTGGTTTCGGTAACCAAAGCTCTAACCCATTTGGTCAATCTAGTAATTCAGGCAACCAAGGTAACCAAGGTAACCAAGGTAACTCTGGATTTACGAAGAATGACGATCCATTTTCAAATGTAGGTCAACCGATCGACATTTCCGACGACGATTTACCGTTCTAA